In Puntigrus tetrazona isolate hp1 chromosome 7, ASM1883169v1, whole genome shotgun sequence, the following are encoded in one genomic region:
- the pkp3b gene encoding plakophilin-3 isoform X1, with product MSAVVAAEGLFFSALQPSTSVTTYAIPTDDHPRRDQLSKARRVQQQVQQRMAEKSSSSSRLNASTEFDGHISTVRYQTKTPGFSSKSVIYNGTRTMAAPRLSQYAGDFSSRSAVEMGTRHRISHGVPMPAVVGRPYMYHDDAHLSGSYNQMQTSESRTLNRTEQEAAAMAGVTLQRQASPVGNWMASYGHSSSPNVVQRQRTLSGTLAREGYNTGWREAELANQYSIFKGPSHRTISRINNRQVQQQQQQRLSSSSMQWQQMSTGGNSMVGAGHYQGTMKRAGSVHSMKSVGRGVDVYDGLADGTTDALGGIHNLDMTTAISYISSTDVAMQMLGAAYIQHQCYHSNEAKTMVRSLKGISALVQLFSSENQEVQRYATGATRNLIYENMDNKTALIEAGGISKLIGALREPDDELRKNITGILWNLSSKDSLKERLARESLSELTERVLVPLSGGGDAGVIQQSASEADIFYNTTGCLRNLSSVNERTRQQMRETRGLIDSLVGYIENSLQEGKGEDKGVENCVCVLRNLSYQLYSEIPASVQMRLEGPTRAQDTRHNDPIGCFTPQSKKTKDRNQDLTTFSEVARVPKGAEWLWHPKIVTLYNRILQSSETSTATREAAAGALQNITAGDSRWASVLSRVALEQERMLPVILDLLRSPTDAELRSLTGLLRNLSRHCKNKADMATKVVNILVNKLPSDGHQKEPSSEVVVNICGVLNNLVTGSSLAARDITYFDGLPKLVSIKTSHDNSPGKLKAARAASTVLSNMFQYTKLHKDYKQKGFTRRDFMDMTV from the exons ATGAGTGCCGTTGTGGCCGCTGAGGGCCTGTTCTTTTCCGCTTTACAGCCCAGCACCTCGGTCACCACATACGCGATCCCGACCGATGACCATCCCAGGAGGGATCAGCTATCTAAAGCCAGACGCGTGCAGCAGCAGGTCCAGCAGCGCATGGCGGAGaaatcctcatcctcatcccgACTCAACGCCTCCACAG aatttgacGGCCACATATCTACGGTAAGATACCAAACCAAAACCCCTGGATTCAGTTCCAAGTCTGTTATCTACAATGGCACCAGAACAATGGCG GCGCCTCGGCTGTCTCAGTACGCGGGAGATTTTTCCTCTCGCTCTGCAGTAGAAATGGGCACTCGTCACAGAATCAGCCATGGCGTGCCTATGCCCGCCGTAGTGGGCCGCCCATATATGTACCACGATGATGCACATCTAAGTGGCTCTTACAACCAGATGCAAACATCGGAATCAAGGACGCTGAATCGAACTGAGCAGGAGGCGGCAGCGATGGCCGGGGTCACGTTACAACGGCAGGCATCTCCTGTGGGGAACTGGATGGCATCCTATGGCCACAGTTCATCACCCAATGTGGTGCAAAGACAGCGCACCCTCAGCGGGACCCTGGCAAGAGAAGGTTACAACACAGGATGGAGGGAGGCAGAGTTGGCTAATCAATATTCGATATTCAAAGGCCCTTCCCACCGAACCATTAGTCGCATAAATAATCGTCAGgtgcagcagcaacagcagcagaggCTGAGCAGCAGCTCGATGCAGTGGCAGCAGATGTCCACTGGGGGCAACAGTATGGTGGGTGCCGGGCACTACCAGGGTACCATGAAGAGAGCGGGGTCTGTGCATAGTATGAAGAGTGTAGGTCGTGGAGTGGACGTTTATGACGGATTGGCCGATGGAACCACAGATGCTCTTGGcgg AATCCATAACCTGGACATGACTACAGCAATCAGTTACATCTCTTCCACTGACGTTGCCATGCAGATGTTGGGAGCAGCCTACATACAGCATCAGTGTTACCACAGCAATGAGGCCAAGACcatg GTGCGAAGTTTGAAGGGCATCTCAGCATTAGTACAGCTGTTTAGCAGTGAGAACCAAGAGGTTCAGCGCTACGCGACAGGTGCTACACGCAACCTCATCTACGAGAATATGGACAACAAGACAGCACTTATCGAAGCTGGGGGCATAAGCAAACTAATCGGTGCTTTACGAGAACCTGATGATGAACTACGAAAAAACATCACCG GCATTTTGTGGAACTTATCTTCTAAAGATAGTCTAAAGGAGAGGCTGGCCAGAGAGAGCTTGTCTGAGCTGACGGAGAGAGTGCTGGTGCCTTTGTCTGGAGGAGGAGACGCTGGTGTCATTCAACAGAGCGCGTCTGAGGCTGACATTTTCTACAACACCACAGGCTGCCTCAG GAACCTGAGCTCTGTGAATGAAAGAACCAGGCAGCAGATGCGGGAAACTCGAGGGCTGATAGACTCCCTGGTTGGATACATCGAAAACTCCCTGCAGGAGGGAAAAGGAGAGGACAAG GGAGTAGAAAACTGTGTATGTGTCCTGCGCAACCTGTCGTACCAGCTGTACTCTGAGATCCCAGCTTCAGTTCAGATGCGTTTGGAAGGACCCACTCGAGCACAGGACACGCGGCACAACGACCCCATCGGCTGCTTCACACCACAgagcaagaaaacaaaagat AGGAATCAAGACCTGACCACCTTCTCCGAAGTGGCACGAGTCCCTAAAGGAGCAGAGTGGCTGTGGCACCCTAAGATAGTCACTCTATACAACCGCATCCTGCAGAGCTCTGAAACAAGCACAGCCACACGAGAGGCAGCGGCGGGAGCCCTGCAGAACATCACAGCAGGCGACAGCAGG TGGGCCTCTGTGTTGAGTCGAGTGGCGCTGGAGCAGGAGCGGATGTTGCCGGTGATTCTTGACCTGTTGCGGAGCCCCACAGATGCCGAGCTCCGCTCTCTCACGGGTCTGCTGAGGAACCTTTCCCggcactgcaaaaacaaagctGACATGG CTACCAAAGTGGTGAATATTCTGGTGAACAAACTCCCCAGCGATGGGCATCAGAAGGAACCTTCTAGTGAGGTGGTGGTCAACATCTGTGGGGTTCTCAACAACCTGGTTACAGGAAGCTCTCTGGCTGCTAGAGATATCACTTATTTTGATGGACTGCCCAAGCTGGTCAGCATTAAGACGTCTCATGACAAcag TCCTGGGAAGCTAAAAGCCGCCAGGGCTGCCTCCACCGTTCTGTCCAACATGTTTCAGTACACCAAACTTCACAAAGATTACAAACAG aaaggGTTCACAAGACGGGATTTCATGGATATGACCGTCTAA
- the pkp3b gene encoding plakophilin-3 isoform X2, translated as MKPKSSELMPSTSVTTYAIPTDDHPRRDQLSKARRVQQQVQQRMAEKSSSSSRLNASTEFDGHISTVRYQTKTPGFSSKSVIYNGTRTMAAPRLSQYAGDFSSRSAVEMGTRHRISHGVPMPAVVGRPYMYHDDAHLSGSYNQMQTSESRTLNRTEQEAAAMAGVTLQRQASPVGNWMASYGHSSSPNVVQRQRTLSGTLAREGYNTGWREAELANQYSIFKGPSHRTISRINNRQVQQQQQQRLSSSSMQWQQMSTGGNSMVGAGHYQGTMKRAGSVHSMKSVGRGVDVYDGLADGTTDALGGIHNLDMTTAISYISSTDVAMQMLGAAYIQHQCYHSNEAKTMVRSLKGISALVQLFSSENQEVQRYATGATRNLIYENMDNKTALIEAGGISKLIGALREPDDELRKNITGILWNLSSKDSLKERLARESLSELTERVLVPLSGGGDAGVIQQSASEADIFYNTTGCLRNLSSVNERTRQQMRETRGLIDSLVGYIENSLQEGKGEDKGVENCVCVLRNLSYQLYSEIPASVQMRLEGPTRAQDTRHNDPIGCFTPQSKKTKDRNQDLTTFSEVARVPKGAEWLWHPKIVTLYNRILQSSETSTATREAAAGALQNITAGDSRWASVLSRVALEQERMLPVILDLLRSPTDAELRSLTGLLRNLSRHCKNKADMATKVVNILVNKLPSDGHQKEPSSEVVVNICGVLNNLVTGSSLAARDITYFDGLPKLVSIKTSHDNSPGKLKAARAASTVLSNMFQYTKLHKDYKQKGFTRRDFMDMTV; from the exons ATGAAACCAAAATCTTCCGAATTAATg CCCAGCACCTCGGTCACCACATACGCGATCCCGACCGATGACCATCCCAGGAGGGATCAGCTATCTAAAGCCAGACGCGTGCAGCAGCAGGTCCAGCAGCGCATGGCGGAGaaatcctcatcctcatcccgACTCAACGCCTCCACAG aatttgacGGCCACATATCTACGGTAAGATACCAAACCAAAACCCCTGGATTCAGTTCCAAGTCTGTTATCTACAATGGCACCAGAACAATGGCG GCGCCTCGGCTGTCTCAGTACGCGGGAGATTTTTCCTCTCGCTCTGCAGTAGAAATGGGCACTCGTCACAGAATCAGCCATGGCGTGCCTATGCCCGCCGTAGTGGGCCGCCCATATATGTACCACGATGATGCACATCTAAGTGGCTCTTACAACCAGATGCAAACATCGGAATCAAGGACGCTGAATCGAACTGAGCAGGAGGCGGCAGCGATGGCCGGGGTCACGTTACAACGGCAGGCATCTCCTGTGGGGAACTGGATGGCATCCTATGGCCACAGTTCATCACCCAATGTGGTGCAAAGACAGCGCACCCTCAGCGGGACCCTGGCAAGAGAAGGTTACAACACAGGATGGAGGGAGGCAGAGTTGGCTAATCAATATTCGATATTCAAAGGCCCTTCCCACCGAACCATTAGTCGCATAAATAATCGTCAGgtgcagcagcaacagcagcagaggCTGAGCAGCAGCTCGATGCAGTGGCAGCAGATGTCCACTGGGGGCAACAGTATGGTGGGTGCCGGGCACTACCAGGGTACCATGAAGAGAGCGGGGTCTGTGCATAGTATGAAGAGTGTAGGTCGTGGAGTGGACGTTTATGACGGATTGGCCGATGGAACCACAGATGCTCTTGGcgg AATCCATAACCTGGACATGACTACAGCAATCAGTTACATCTCTTCCACTGACGTTGCCATGCAGATGTTGGGAGCAGCCTACATACAGCATCAGTGTTACCACAGCAATGAGGCCAAGACcatg GTGCGAAGTTTGAAGGGCATCTCAGCATTAGTACAGCTGTTTAGCAGTGAGAACCAAGAGGTTCAGCGCTACGCGACAGGTGCTACACGCAACCTCATCTACGAGAATATGGACAACAAGACAGCACTTATCGAAGCTGGGGGCATAAGCAAACTAATCGGTGCTTTACGAGAACCTGATGATGAACTACGAAAAAACATCACCG GCATTTTGTGGAACTTATCTTCTAAAGATAGTCTAAAGGAGAGGCTGGCCAGAGAGAGCTTGTCTGAGCTGACGGAGAGAGTGCTGGTGCCTTTGTCTGGAGGAGGAGACGCTGGTGTCATTCAACAGAGCGCGTCTGAGGCTGACATTTTCTACAACACCACAGGCTGCCTCAG GAACCTGAGCTCTGTGAATGAAAGAACCAGGCAGCAGATGCGGGAAACTCGAGGGCTGATAGACTCCCTGGTTGGATACATCGAAAACTCCCTGCAGGAGGGAAAAGGAGAGGACAAG GGAGTAGAAAACTGTGTATGTGTCCTGCGCAACCTGTCGTACCAGCTGTACTCTGAGATCCCAGCTTCAGTTCAGATGCGTTTGGAAGGACCCACTCGAGCACAGGACACGCGGCACAACGACCCCATCGGCTGCTTCACACCACAgagcaagaaaacaaaagat AGGAATCAAGACCTGACCACCTTCTCCGAAGTGGCACGAGTCCCTAAAGGAGCAGAGTGGCTGTGGCACCCTAAGATAGTCACTCTATACAACCGCATCCTGCAGAGCTCTGAAACAAGCACAGCCACACGAGAGGCAGCGGCGGGAGCCCTGCAGAACATCACAGCAGGCGACAGCAGG TGGGCCTCTGTGTTGAGTCGAGTGGCGCTGGAGCAGGAGCGGATGTTGCCGGTGATTCTTGACCTGTTGCGGAGCCCCACAGATGCCGAGCTCCGCTCTCTCACGGGTCTGCTGAGGAACCTTTCCCggcactgcaaaaacaaagctGACATGG CTACCAAAGTGGTGAATATTCTGGTGAACAAACTCCCCAGCGATGGGCATCAGAAGGAACCTTCTAGTGAGGTGGTGGTCAACATCTGTGGGGTTCTCAACAACCTGGTTACAGGAAGCTCTCTGGCTGCTAGAGATATCACTTATTTTGATGGACTGCCCAAGCTGGTCAGCATTAAGACGTCTCATGACAAcag TCCTGGGAAGCTAAAAGCCGCCAGGGCTGCCTCCACCGTTCTGTCCAACATGTTTCAGTACACCAAACTTCACAAAGATTACAAACAG aaaggGTTCACAAGACGGGATTTCATGGATATGACCGTCTAA
- the pkp3b gene encoding plakophilin-3 isoform X3, whose translation MAAPRLSQYAGDFSSRSAVEMGTRHRISHGVPMPAVVGRPYMYHDDAHLSGSYNQMQTSESRTLNRTEQEAAAMAGVTLQRQASPVGNWMASYGHSSSPNVVQRQRTLSGTLAREGYNTGWREAELANQYSIFKGPSHRTISRINNRQVQQQQQQRLSSSSMQWQQMSTGGNSMVGAGHYQGTMKRAGSVHSMKSVGRGVDVYDGLADGTTDALGGIHNLDMTTAISYISSTDVAMQMLGAAYIQHQCYHSNEAKTMVRSLKGISALVQLFSSENQEVQRYATGATRNLIYENMDNKTALIEAGGISKLIGALREPDDELRKNITGILWNLSSKDSLKERLARESLSELTERVLVPLSGGGDAGVIQQSASEADIFYNTTGCLRNLSSVNERTRQQMRETRGLIDSLVGYIENSLQEGKGEDKGVENCVCVLRNLSYQLYSEIPASVQMRLEGPTRAQDTRHNDPIGCFTPQSKKTKDRNQDLTTFSEVARVPKGAEWLWHPKIVTLYNRILQSSETSTATREAAAGALQNITAGDSRWASVLSRVALEQERMLPVILDLLRSPTDAELRSLTGLLRNLSRHCKNKADMATKVVNILVNKLPSDGHQKEPSSEVVVNICGVLNNLVTGSSLAARDITYFDGLPKLVSIKTSHDNSPGKLKAARAASTVLSNMFQYTKLHKDYKQKGFTRRDFMDMTV comes from the exons ATGGCG GCGCCTCGGCTGTCTCAGTACGCGGGAGATTTTTCCTCTCGCTCTGCAGTAGAAATGGGCACTCGTCACAGAATCAGCCATGGCGTGCCTATGCCCGCCGTAGTGGGCCGCCCATATATGTACCACGATGATGCACATCTAAGTGGCTCTTACAACCAGATGCAAACATCGGAATCAAGGACGCTGAATCGAACTGAGCAGGAGGCGGCAGCGATGGCCGGGGTCACGTTACAACGGCAGGCATCTCCTGTGGGGAACTGGATGGCATCCTATGGCCACAGTTCATCACCCAATGTGGTGCAAAGACAGCGCACCCTCAGCGGGACCCTGGCAAGAGAAGGTTACAACACAGGATGGAGGGAGGCAGAGTTGGCTAATCAATATTCGATATTCAAAGGCCCTTCCCACCGAACCATTAGTCGCATAAATAATCGTCAGgtgcagcagcaacagcagcagaggCTGAGCAGCAGCTCGATGCAGTGGCAGCAGATGTCCACTGGGGGCAACAGTATGGTGGGTGCCGGGCACTACCAGGGTACCATGAAGAGAGCGGGGTCTGTGCATAGTATGAAGAGTGTAGGTCGTGGAGTGGACGTTTATGACGGATTGGCCGATGGAACCACAGATGCTCTTGGcgg AATCCATAACCTGGACATGACTACAGCAATCAGTTACATCTCTTCCACTGACGTTGCCATGCAGATGTTGGGAGCAGCCTACATACAGCATCAGTGTTACCACAGCAATGAGGCCAAGACcatg GTGCGAAGTTTGAAGGGCATCTCAGCATTAGTACAGCTGTTTAGCAGTGAGAACCAAGAGGTTCAGCGCTACGCGACAGGTGCTACACGCAACCTCATCTACGAGAATATGGACAACAAGACAGCACTTATCGAAGCTGGGGGCATAAGCAAACTAATCGGTGCTTTACGAGAACCTGATGATGAACTACGAAAAAACATCACCG GCATTTTGTGGAACTTATCTTCTAAAGATAGTCTAAAGGAGAGGCTGGCCAGAGAGAGCTTGTCTGAGCTGACGGAGAGAGTGCTGGTGCCTTTGTCTGGAGGAGGAGACGCTGGTGTCATTCAACAGAGCGCGTCTGAGGCTGACATTTTCTACAACACCACAGGCTGCCTCAG GAACCTGAGCTCTGTGAATGAAAGAACCAGGCAGCAGATGCGGGAAACTCGAGGGCTGATAGACTCCCTGGTTGGATACATCGAAAACTCCCTGCAGGAGGGAAAAGGAGAGGACAAG GGAGTAGAAAACTGTGTATGTGTCCTGCGCAACCTGTCGTACCAGCTGTACTCTGAGATCCCAGCTTCAGTTCAGATGCGTTTGGAAGGACCCACTCGAGCACAGGACACGCGGCACAACGACCCCATCGGCTGCTTCACACCACAgagcaagaaaacaaaagat AGGAATCAAGACCTGACCACCTTCTCCGAAGTGGCACGAGTCCCTAAAGGAGCAGAGTGGCTGTGGCACCCTAAGATAGTCACTCTATACAACCGCATCCTGCAGAGCTCTGAAACAAGCACAGCCACACGAGAGGCAGCGGCGGGAGCCCTGCAGAACATCACAGCAGGCGACAGCAGG TGGGCCTCTGTGTTGAGTCGAGTGGCGCTGGAGCAGGAGCGGATGTTGCCGGTGATTCTTGACCTGTTGCGGAGCCCCACAGATGCCGAGCTCCGCTCTCTCACGGGTCTGCTGAGGAACCTTTCCCggcactgcaaaaacaaagctGACATGG CTACCAAAGTGGTGAATATTCTGGTGAACAAACTCCCCAGCGATGGGCATCAGAAGGAACCTTCTAGTGAGGTGGTGGTCAACATCTGTGGGGTTCTCAACAACCTGGTTACAGGAAGCTCTCTGGCTGCTAGAGATATCACTTATTTTGATGGACTGCCCAAGCTGGTCAGCATTAAGACGTCTCATGACAAcag TCCTGGGAAGCTAAAAGCCGCCAGGGCTGCCTCCACCGTTCTGTCCAACATGTTTCAGTACACCAAACTTCACAAAGATTACAAACAG aaaggGTTCACAAGACGGGATTTCATGGATATGACCGTCTAA
- the ano9b gene encoding anoctamin-9 has protein sequence MFFTDREEDVALHELDNGNEPLLPSQRNLYLPRSYDYVLVADKVEDMENQIFKKQDAFICELKQKNIKVTRIDHAGKVFFGVCAPEEIFTKYKYLLKVSDACNWSGELTCDLSVSLCTRIRIVHFVLNNTFIGSGEGLRDLLCQGAFESIFCLHEKKEQKKLRKKWASWLAVMKLFQQPVTDIKDYFGEKVALYYLWLGWYTRMLVPAAVIGIVVFLYGLAFFNTSPLIQDVCGSDIIMCPRCDIRCSVWNLSDTCTYAKVSQLFDNEGTVAFAMFMAIWVTTLFLELWKRHRALYVSKWKVFDWCEEEEELILEIVNNPKCKPKEFTHSYLRSIVVLLLVTLVLVVIIGLTHALVICRVLTAILLSQSKWHFLRDHSTTIAMLSGAVLHYITIQVMTRVNKIVAFKLCEFEKPRSFAATEKYFTVKMFTFQFFTLFSSLFYVAFFLGRINGYPGNYVRIAGKWRLEECHPSGCLTDLFIQMAVILVLKQTINNIFEFTVPWLKLCFKRTKAKTMRRKCGNCYRKACREEEGIFEPCDLCKLRNWMENYDLTDVNAFSLFNEFLEMVLQFSFTTIFVAAFPLAPLLALINNIFEIRLDAIKMVSLERRLVPKKTNDIGVWTRILEAVGVMAVIANGLVIGISSDFIPRLVYRYHYGPCATSQSTSLDCMTGYINNTLATAFMSNPNVKKDFMYLIEKGYNITQCSYKDYRSDEDQSLTSQFWLILALRFAFVILFEHVVVMCKFIAAWFIPDNPIRVKNDRLEDKLRRLKTELEEANAVYNSRCTEV, from the exons CGCAACTTGTATCTTCCTCGATCATATGACTATGTCCTGGTGGCTGATAAAGTGGAGGACATGGAAAACCAAATCTTCAAGAAGCAGGACGCTTTTATCTGTGAACTGAAACAGAAGAACATTAAAGTGACT AGAATCGATCACGCTGGAAAGGTGTTCTTTGGCGTCTGTGCACCTGAGGAGATTTTTACAAAGTACAAGTACTTACTAAAGGTGTCTGATGCCTGTAACTGGAGCGGAGAGCTAACGTGTGATTTGTCTGTCTCATTGTGCACCAG AATCAGGATCGTCCACTTTGTCTTGAACAATACCTTTATAGGATCAGGAG AGGGCCTTAGAGACCTGTTGTGTCAGGGTGCTTTTGAGTCCATCTTCTGTCTGCATGAG aaaaaagagcagaaaaaacTAAGGAAGAAGTGGGCGAGCTGGTTGGCAGTAATGAAGCTTTTTCAGCAGCCTGTCACTGATATTAA GGACTATTTTGGGGAGAAAGTGGCGCTGTATTACCTGTGGCTGGGCTGGTACACACGCATGCTCGTCCCTGCAGCTGTTATTGGCATCGTTGTGTTCTTGTACGGCCTTGCCTTCTTCAATACAAGTCCACTCAT TCAGGACGTCTGTGGCTCCGACATCATCATGTGTCCAAGATGTGACATAAGATGCAGCGTGTGGAACCTGTCTGACACCTGTACATACGCCAAG GTGAGCCAGCTATTTGACAATGAAGGGACAGTGGCTTTTGCCATGTTCATGGCAATTTGGGTGA CAACCCTGTTCTTGGAGCTGTGGAAGAGACACCGAGCTCTGTATGTGTCAAAGTGGAAAGTGTTTGACTGGTGCGAGGAGGAG GAAGAATTGATTTTGGAGATCGTAAATAACCCCAAGTGTAAGCCAAAAGAGTTTACGCATTCCTACCTGCGCAGCATCGTGGTGCTTCTTTTGGTCACGTTAGTG CTGGTGGTGATCATAGGTCTGACGCACGCTCTGGTCATCTGCCGTGTTTTAACTGCGATATTGTTGTCCCAAAGCAAGTGGCATTTTCTGCGTGACCATTCCACCACAATAGCCATGTTATCTGGAGCAGTGCTGCACTACATTACCATTCAGGTTATGACTCGG gtCAACAAAATTGTGGCCTTTAAACTATGCGAGTTTG AAAAGCCACGTTCTTTTGCAGCCACAGAGAAGTACTTCACAGTCAAGATGTTCACGTTTCAATTCTTCACTCTCTTCTCATCTCTGTTTTATGTGGCCTTCTTTCTAGGAAG GATCAATGGCTATCCAGGAAATTATGTTCGAATCGCAGGGAAATGGAGACTAGAAGAG tgtcacCCAAGTGGCTGCCTTACAGATCTCTTCATCCAGATGGCCGTTATTCTGGTGCTCAAACAAACGATCAACAACATATTTGAGTTCACAGTGCc CTGGTTAAAGCTGTGTTTTAAGCGAACAAAAGCCAAGACGATGCGCAGAAAGTGTGGTAACTGTTACCGGAAGGCATGTCGAGAAGAGGAGGGCATTTTTGAACCATGCGACCTCTGCAAGCTTCGTAACTGGATGGAAAACTACGACCTGACTGACGTTAATGCTTTCAGCTTGTTCAATGAGTTTCTGGAAATGG TTCTTCAGTTCAGTTTCACTACCATCTTTGTGGCTGCGTTTCCTCTGGCTCCCTTGCTGGCCCTTATCAATAATATATTTGAGATCAGACTGGATGCCATCAAGATGGTCAGCCTTGAGCGCCGCCTAGTGCCCAAAAAGACGAATGACATCG GTGTGTGGACTAGAATATTAGAAGCTGTTGGGGTGATGGCTGTCATTGCTAATGGCCTAGTGATTGGGATTTCCTCTGACTTCATACCCCGTCTGGTGTACCGGTACCATTACGGACCTTGTGCTACCAGCCAAAGTACAAGTCTGGA CTGTATGACGGGATATATCAACAACACTCTGGCAACAGCATTCATGTCCAATCCGAACGTCAAAAAAGACTTCATGTACTTGATAGAGAAAGGATATAATATTACGCAGTGCAG ttacaaaGACTACCGCAGTGATGAAGACCAGAGTCTCACCTCTCAGTTCTGGCTCATTCTGGCACTTCGCTTTGCCTTTGTTATTCTGTTCGAG CATGTAGTGGTGATGTGCAAGTTTATTGCAGCCTGGTTTATACCCGACAATCCTATCAGAGTAAAGAACGACAGGCTAGAGGACAAACTGAGAAGACTGAAAACAGAACTTGA GGAAGCAAATGCAGTGTATAACAGCAGATGCACTGAGGTGTGA